Within Thermodesulfobacteriota bacterium, the genomic segment GCGAAATAAAAAAGAAAGTTCAAGAAGAAAAAGTACGAATCACTCTTTTATAGGTCAAAATGCTCAAGTTGCTTTAACACGTAGGATCTTATCTCTTGTGGTGACTCATTTCCGAAGAGGAATCTTTTATTTTCGTACCATGGGATGAGAAGATCCTCCATAAAATTTCCACATTCGCACATAATCTTTTCAGTCGATGCGGGCAGAACCTTGTCATTATAACAGACTGGACATCTCAAAACCCTTTTAGAGCCTGACATTTTCCCCTTTTTGGAGACCGGTTTTCCTTCAATCTCAACTATATCCATTGCGAAATCTATAACTCTTGCATTCGTTATCGATGTTCCAACTCCATATGCGTCAACAAACTTGTTCATCTCGAGTATCTTATTTTCATCGATGCCTCCGCTCACGTATATCTTTACGTCTTTGAAACCCCTTATGTCGAGCTCCCATCGTACTTCTTCGAGTATCTTTATGAAATCTCCTCTCCTTGAGGAGGGCGTATCGAGCCTAATCCCAAAGAGTCTTCCTCTTAGCGCCTCTGCAACCCTTATAGCCTCAACTTTCTCATCAAGAAAGGTATCTATCAACGATATCCTCTTTATCTTCTCATCTATAATTTCGTCAAAGGCCAAAGTCGCCTCAACAGTATCGCCGAAAATCAAAACGAGAGCGTGTGGCATGGTCCCCATCGGCTCCTCCCCCAGCATCTCAGCATCGAACACAACCGAGACACCATCACAGCCACCTATGAACGCACTTCTTTCTACCATTGGAGCAATAACGGGGTGGATTCTTCTTGCTCCAAAACTTATAACAGGTCTCGGGCCCGCCGCTTTTTTACATCTTGCTGCCTTAGTCGCAACACCGGAAGACTGACAGAGCAACCCAAGGATTGCGGTCTCATATAGGCAGAATTCCGTGTACATCCCTTCTATCTCTAAAACTGGCTCATAGGGCCTAAATATGGTCCCTTCCCTCATACACCTGGCCTTTATGTTGAGCCCGTCTATTAATCTTCCCAACTCTTCTACACCTGAGAGAACCCCCCATTTTGCCCCTTCAGGAAGCCTTTTAACAATAACCTCCGCTTTTACGTATCGATCTATGTTCTTCTTTTTAAGGATCGTGTAAGTGTTTACGAAGTAAAGATCTGTCACTTTCCCCTTCTTTATGTCTTCAAAGCTCGCTGTAAAGAACATAATCCATGTCCTCCGTGGAGAATTTGTAACATATTAATAGATCTCTCGTTGGCTTGTAAACTGAAAACTTTTAGCTTATCTTCTATTCCGTTTTAAATTCGACGTAGTACGATGTTTTAAATCCTTTTATTTTTTGACCTTCCATCAGCCTAAAAAACTCTTCAATTATCTCCTTATTTTGAGGTTCTTCGAAGAATCTATGAACTTTCTCGTCAAATGCAAGAAAAGACTTTTTATTGATGAACCACTTAAAGATTTCGTTATCTTCAGGAGTCGGAAGCTCAATGTCCTTTAAGGTTATGTTTTCTTTGCACCTATCAACGAATCCTTTGAGGAAATTTACAAACCTGCATATCTTTAGCAATGTAAAGAGCGCATCCCTCGAAAAAAAAGGATTGATGGGAAGAAGCACGCTCGATCTCATATAGTGCAATTTCTCATACCACTTATCTCCGAGTACCCTTCTAGTTTCATTACTTTTCGGAAAAAGGTAATAGATGCTCGGACCAAGTAAACATCTTCTCTGGGCGAGGAAAGATATCGTTTTGAGAACATCAAAAACAGTCTGGTTCGGTAGCCCAACGATAAAATGGACCTCTAGATTGAGTCCGGAGGACTCTAAAATCCTAAAAATCTTTTCCCAATCTCCAGTTAGGCGCCTTCTTTGTCCGAGAAGGACAGAGGGTGACAGATCCACAAGCGAGAGGTTAAGCCTTTTAAACCCCACTTCCTCCATTTTTTTGACTATCTTTTCCGTTATGCTTCCGAAATATATTCCATTCATGGCGGAGAGAAAAAATCCCCGGTTTTTGAAAAGCTCAAGAATCTTAAGGAACCTTTCCTCACCTGATATAAGCATGTCGTCTTCGAAATCGATCCACTCTACCCCATCCCGTTTTAGCGAGTCCAACTCTGCTTCTATCGATTCGAGTGATCTCTCTCTGTATGGCAGAGCCATCTTTGAGCAGAATGCACATGAGTTCGGGCATCCCCTCGATGTGAGAAAAAAGGTATACGC encodes:
- a CDS encoding nicotinate phosphoribosyltransferase codes for the protein MFFTASFEDIKKGKVTDLYFVNTYTILKKKNIDRYVKAEVIVKRLPEGAKWGVLSGVEELGRLIDGLNIKARCMREGTIFRPYEPVLEIEGMYTEFCLYETAILGLLCQSSGVATKAARCKKAAGPRPVISFGARRIHPVIAPMVERSAFIGGCDGVSVVFDAEMLGEEPMGTMPHALVLIFGDTVEATLAFDEIIDEKIKRISLIDTFLDEKVEAIRVAEALRGRLFGIRLDTPSSRRGDFIKILEEVRWELDIRGFKDVKIYVSGGIDENKILEMNKFVDAYGVGTSITNARVIDFAMDIVEIEGKPVSKKGKMSGSKRVLRCPVCYNDKVLPASTEKIMCECGNFMEDLLIPWYENKRFLFGNESPQEIRSYVLKQLEHFDL
- a CDS encoding radical SAM protein, which gives rise to AITIFGGHHATSLAGLLLKEEFVDYVIRGEGETPLFELIGLLQGRKSKDLKDIEGLCFKTKSGIYLSERLNYEKEIDSVPERKLIRRDDYKIGNKAYTFFLTSRGCPNSCAFCSKMALPYRERSLESIEAELDSLKRDGVEWIDFEDDMLISGEERFLKILELFKNRGFFLSAMNGIYFGSITEKIVKKMEEVGFKRLNLSLVDLSPSVLLGQRRRLTGDWEKIFRILESSGLNLEVHFIVGLPNQTVFDVLKTISFLAQRRCLLGPSIYYLFPKSNETRRVLGDKWYEKLHYMRSSVLLPINPFFSRDALFTLLKICRFVNFLKGFVDRCKENITLKDIELPTPEDNEIFKWFINKKSFLAFDEKVHRFFEEPQNKEIIEEFFRLMEGQKIKGFKTSYYVEFKTE